The following proteins are encoded in a genomic region of Amycolatopsis sulphurea:
- a CDS encoding tetratricopeptide repeat protein yields the protein MSTLVIGSDEVVLRAGGEVARHRHDGPDDRLRELVRQLANRPSAAVARELGELLGQRFLGGAIGPALTRERGGLAVEAAGEELADLPWEAAIPPGWAVPLAERLDVCRAVAVPAAAAGQRPSGPVRILAVIGSPDAEGGELLDHERELARILDSVDPGRRRRAEVRVLEWGSTAAIAATLATEPCDVLHLSCHGRPGYLLLETPSGEPDHVDAARFLAEALPPGAPVPLVVLTGCATALATPFDPAGLGRGLVRAGIPAVLAMRGQVGDHYAIALCGALYERLADGLDPRTAVSAARRELAGEAAEWIAPVLFLANGNPPVLVPGVVGGPPAWGDGSTEPSGPADAPGSHSTHDTAPGNENSSPTEPHQPAGALGWRDRPPGYFVGRRAAIRRLGREPRGVLLHGIGGVGKTSLAGELASRAERDGAVVVALTGQVTVDAIVDETRASLSRYCTRNGLAADHPARRVVTELSRPGRTGAEAVSLVGECGLPVLLVLDNAEDDLASFSDGELTEFLTGWLRRGRVVLTSRVPFEIAGLPAYQVGPLNWPETRKLCWRLPGLAALPAASQRVAWQQLGGHPRALEYLDALLRAGNARFADVSARLAAARDRLPAGFAGAVAEAGALIADDVLLPELLARVDGDPLARRLLLGASVYRNPVDRTGLAWQVGQLREADAPEQSEIPPLTVPSGLDAAISSLARLGLLAPAEGGQLVHPVTRGALHRDVVPGELAGAHLRAAGYWMWRLRLRGADDPVDVGMLIEAVHHYFAGGDLAQAAEIVELTVGELDTRGRWAWAEQLGTQAREWVPESEIAAVLTLSLASVRHMRGDSEGAEQFAADALQRFERLGQRENVAAARHQLGIIAHQRGEHRRAGQLYRQGLATYEELGDGNGIGTACHQLAQLAEQEGDTALAEQYLERSLAGARGADDLSGVARATHELGRFAASRGDYVKAESCYLAARNGFARLGDRVLVANTETVLAAIARRQWRFDQAGERLRSALDVFEEIGAADRMAECHLSLGKLARDRQDYPWAETCLVTAAGLLDEAGAWLLAAEVLGLVGEVRTLGGNLPSAVLATTEALARLETAGEPPRNLDLWHAIQYAGLGEAAFSDLVCQALGPEEGQYTVENAGQVLAMSSVAGLYHSLGMDAAEREPGAAWGYFHAALPGYEADGNLPGVVHTQEQLGVIAMEQGELDHAERYLTRSLAGHEQLGDPGNVAIGHHLLGLLLQRRRSWAAADEHLSVSIAIKQRIGDRAGESNSRFHLGRSAEDQGRLDRAEEIYYECLAADMASGDRAGQAVTEAQIGIVLGKRGLAAESVPWLVRALLVHLELGSRQAARQLTVLRERRRALGEAGFRAKLGECADGAAAEQVLRHTELLPGTEDVDG from the coding sequence GTGAGCACACTGGTGATCGGGTCGGACGAGGTCGTGCTGCGCGCCGGGGGCGAGGTCGCCCGGCATCGGCACGACGGCCCCGACGACCGGCTCCGGGAGCTGGTCCGGCAGCTGGCGAACCGGCCTTCCGCCGCGGTGGCCCGGGAACTCGGTGAGCTGCTGGGGCAACGGTTCCTCGGCGGTGCGATCGGCCCGGCGCTCACCCGGGAGCGTGGTGGGCTGGCCGTCGAGGCAGCTGGCGAGGAGCTGGCCGATCTGCCGTGGGAGGCGGCCATCCCGCCCGGGTGGGCCGTTCCGCTGGCGGAGCGGCTCGACGTGTGCCGTGCGGTCGCCGTGCCCGCGGCGGCCGCCGGGCAGCGTCCGTCCGGTCCGGTGCGGATTCTCGCGGTGATCGGCAGCCCGGACGCCGAGGGCGGCGAGCTGCTCGACCACGAACGGGAGCTGGCCCGGATCCTCGACTCGGTGGATCCGGGCCGGCGGCGCCGGGCCGAGGTCCGGGTCCTGGAATGGGGCAGCACCGCGGCGATCGCCGCCACGCTCGCCACCGAACCCTGCGATGTGCTGCACCTGTCCTGCCACGGCCGTCCCGGGTACCTCCTGCTGGAAACCCCGTCCGGCGAACCGGACCACGTGGACGCCGCCCGGTTCCTGGCCGAGGCGTTGCCGCCGGGCGCGCCGGTGCCGCTGGTGGTACTGACCGGGTGCGCGACCGCACTGGCCACCCCCTTCGACCCCGCCGGGCTCGGCCGGGGCCTGGTGCGGGCGGGCATTCCCGCGGTGCTCGCCATGCGCGGACAGGTCGGCGACCACTACGCCATCGCACTCTGCGGGGCGCTGTACGAACGACTGGCCGACGGCCTCGATCCGCGGACGGCGGTGTCGGCAGCGCGACGCGAACTGGCGGGTGAAGCCGCGGAATGGATTGCGCCGGTGCTGTTCCTCGCGAATGGGAACCCTCCGGTGCTCGTTCCGGGTGTGGTCGGCGGACCTCCGGCATGGGGAGACGGTTCGACGGAACCATCCGGGCCTGCCGATGCCCCGGGCAGCCATAGCACGCACGACACGGCGCCAGGCAACGAAAACAGCTCGCCGACCGAACCGCACCAGCCCGCCGGTGCCCTGGGCTGGCGTGACCGTCCACCGGGCTACTTCGTCGGCAGGCGGGCGGCCATCCGGCGGCTGGGCCGGGAACCGCGCGGCGTGCTGCTGCACGGGATCGGCGGGGTCGGCAAGACGAGCCTCGCCGGAGAGCTGGCGAGCCGCGCGGAACGGGACGGCGCGGTCGTCGTGGCGCTGACCGGACAGGTGACGGTCGACGCGATCGTCGACGAGACCCGGGCGTCACTGAGCCGGTACTGCACCCGCAACGGGCTCGCCGCAGACCATCCGGCTCGGCGCGTGGTGACGGAGCTGTCGCGGCCGGGCCGCACCGGAGCGGAGGCGGTGTCGCTGGTCGGCGAGTGCGGGCTGCCGGTGCTGCTGGTCCTCGACAACGCCGAAGACGATCTGGCGTCCTTTTCGGACGGTGAGCTGACGGAGTTCCTCACCGGCTGGCTCCGTCGCGGCCGGGTGGTGCTCACGTCCCGTGTTCCGTTCGAGATCGCGGGCCTGCCCGCCTATCAGGTCGGGCCGCTGAACTGGCCGGAGACCCGCAAGCTGTGCTGGCGCCTGCCCGGCCTTGCCGCGTTGCCCGCAGCATCCCAGCGGGTGGCCTGGCAACAGCTGGGCGGGCACCCGCGGGCACTGGAGTACCTGGACGCGCTGCTCCGTGCGGGAAACGCCCGGTTCGCGGACGTCAGTGCGAGGCTGGCGGCGGCGCGCGATCGGCTGCCGGCGGGCTTCGCCGGTGCGGTGGCGGAGGCCGGTGCGTTGATCGCGGACGACGTGCTGCTTCCGGAGTTGCTGGCCAGAGTCGACGGCGATCCGCTCGCCCGCCGGTTGCTGCTCGGCGCGTCGGTGTACCGCAACCCGGTGGACCGGACCGGGCTGGCCTGGCAGGTTGGGCAGCTGAGGGAAGCGGATGCGCCGGAGCAGAGCGAGATTCCGCCGTTGACTGTCCCGAGTGGACTCGACGCGGCGATCTCCTCGCTGGCCCGGCTCGGGCTGCTCGCACCAGCCGAAGGCGGGCAGCTGGTCCATCCGGTCACGCGCGGCGCGTTGCACCGGGATGTCGTGCCGGGCGAGCTGGCCGGGGCGCATTTGCGTGCCGCCGGGTACTGGATGTGGCGCCTCCGCCTCCGTGGCGCCGATGACCCGGTCGACGTCGGCATGCTCATCGAAGCCGTGCACCACTACTTCGCGGGCGGCGATCTGGCGCAGGCGGCGGAAATCGTGGAGCTGACCGTCGGCGAACTGGACACCCGGGGCCGCTGGGCGTGGGCCGAACAGCTGGGCACGCAGGCACGCGAATGGGTGCCGGAATCGGAGATCGCCGCGGTGCTCACCTTGAGCCTGGCCTCGGTGCGGCACATGCGGGGCGACAGCGAGGGCGCCGAGCAGTTCGCCGCCGACGCGCTGCAGCGGTTCGAAAGACTGGGGCAGCGGGAAAACGTGGCCGCGGCCCGGCATCAGCTGGGCATCATCGCGCATCAGCGGGGCGAGCATCGCCGCGCCGGCCAGCTGTACCGCCAGGGTTTGGCGACCTACGAGGAACTGGGCGACGGCAACGGGATCGGGACCGCCTGCCATCAGCTCGCGCAGCTGGCGGAACAAGAGGGCGACACCGCGCTCGCGGAGCAGTACCTCGAACGTTCCCTGGCCGGCGCTCGTGGGGCAGACGATCTGTCCGGCGTCGCGCGGGCCACGCACGAACTCGGGCGGTTCGCCGCGAGCCGGGGCGACTACGTGAAGGCGGAGTCCTGTTATCTGGCCGCGCGCAACGGTTTCGCCCGGCTCGGGGACCGCGTTCTCGTCGCCAACACCGAGACCGTCCTGGCCGCGATCGCCCGGCGGCAGTGGCGGTTCGACCAGGCCGGGGAACGGCTCCGGTCCGCATTGGACGTGTTCGAGGAGATCGGCGCGGCCGACCGGATGGCCGAATGTCACCTGTCGCTCGGCAAGCTCGCCAGGGACCGGCAGGACTACCCCTGGGCGGAAACGTGCTTGGTCACCGCCGCCGGGCTGTTGGACGAAGCCGGGGCGTGGCTGCTGGCGGCCGAAGTGCTCGGGCTGGTCGGCGAGGTGCGCACGCTCGGCGGGAACCTTCCCTCGGCCGTGCTCGCCACGACGGAAGCCCTCGCCCGCTTAGAAACGGCGGGTGAGCCGCCGCGCAATCTCGATCTCTGGCACGCGATCCAGTACGCCGGGCTGGGGGAGGCCGCGTTCTCGGACCTGGTGTGTCAGGCGTTGGGCCCCGAGGAAGGCCAGTACACAGTGGAGAATGCCGGGCAGGTCCTCGCCATGAGCAGCGTCGCGGGGCTCTACCACAGTCTCGGGATGGACGCGGCCGAGCGCGAGCCGGGTGCCGCGTGGGGGTACTTCCACGCGGCGTTGCCCGGGTACGAGGCGGATGGGAATCTGCCGGGCGTCGTGCACACCCAGGAACAGCTCGGGGTGATCGCGATGGAACAAGGCGAACTGGACCACGCCGAGCGGTACCTGACCCGGTCGCTGGCTGGGCACGAGCAGCTGGGCGACCCGGGCAACGTCGCGATCGGCCACCATCTGCTCGGCCTGCTGCTGCAACGGCGGCGGTCGTGGGCGGCGGCGGATGAGCACCTGAGCGTGTCCATCGCGATCAAGCAGCGGATCGGTGACCGGGCCGGCGAGTCGAACAGCCGGTTCCACCTCGGCCGCAGCGCCGAGGACCAGGGCCGGCTGGACCGCGCGGAGGAGATCTATTACGAGTGCCTCGCCGCGGACATGGCCTCGGGCGACCGGGCCGGCCAGGCGGTGACCGAGGCGCAGATCGGCATCGTGCTGGGCAAACGCGGGCTGGCCGCCGAATCGGTGCCGTGGCTGGTGCGTGCCCTGCTGGTGCACCTCGAACTGGGCTCGCGCCAGGCGGCGCGGCAGCTCACCGTGCTCCGCGAACGGCGGCGCGCACTCGGCGAGGCGGGCTTCCGTGCGAAACTGGGGGAGTGCGCCGACGGTGCCGCGGCCGAGCAGGTGCTGCGGCACACCGAACTGCTGCCGGGTACGGAGGACGTGGATGGCTGA
- a CDS encoding geranyl diphosphate 2-C-methyltransferase yields MTSVDLPVTRTAYQRSIADYWNAEKDPVNLRLGDVDGLYHHHYGLGDYDPAVLAAGDEAIIAEMHRLESAQADVLLDHLGPIPAGGRLLDAGCGRGGSSVMAHRRFGCQVDGISISQQQVEFANTQAQNLGVGDSVRYHLRNMLDTGFETGAFAGIWNNESTMYVDLHELFAEHARQLAPGGRYVTITGCYNDVTGGRSRAVSQIDQHYICNIHARGDYFKALGDNGFVPISVVDLTAATIPYWELREKSSVATGIEGPFLTAYREGSFHYLLIAADRI; encoded by the coding sequence ATGACGTCTGTCGACCTGCCGGTCACCCGCACCGCGTATCAGCGATCGATCGCCGATTACTGGAATGCGGAGAAGGATCCGGTCAACCTCCGGCTGGGTGACGTCGACGGTCTTTATCATCACCATTACGGGCTCGGTGACTACGACCCGGCCGTGCTCGCGGCCGGCGACGAGGCGATCATCGCGGAGATGCACCGGCTGGAGAGCGCGCAGGCGGACGTGCTGCTCGATCACCTCGGCCCGATCCCGGCCGGGGGCAGGCTGCTCGACGCCGGATGCGGGCGCGGCGGTTCGAGCGTGATGGCGCACCGCCGGTTCGGCTGCCAGGTGGACGGGATTTCGATTTCCCAGCAGCAGGTGGAATTCGCGAATACGCAGGCACAGAATCTTGGCGTTGGTGATTCCGTGCGCTATCACCTGCGGAATATGCTCGACACCGGATTCGAGACCGGCGCGTTCGCTGGAATCTGGAACAACGAGAGCACCATGTACGTGGATCTGCACGAGCTGTTTGCCGAGCACGCGCGCCAGCTCGCGCCCGGCGGCCGGTACGTGACGATCACCGGATGCTACAACGATGTCACCGGCGGCCGTTCGCGTGCGGTGAGCCAGATCGACCAGCACTACATCTGCAACATCCACGCCCGCGGCGACTACTTCAAGGCCTTGGGCGATAACGGATTCGTGCCGATCAGCGTGGTCGACCTGACCGCGGCCACCATTCCGTACTGGGAGCTGCGGGAGAAGTCCTCGGTCGCCACCGGGATCGAGGGGCCGTTCCTGACCGCCTACCGCGAAGGCAGCTTCCACTACCTGCTGATCGCCGCCGACCGTATCTGA
- a CDS encoding family 2 encapsulin nanocompartment cargo protein terpene cyclase → MSATAAGCSQPAPAVPAGLPAGPLGLGTSAARIAAQFAPPTGHDPAYTHRQWGDGSGPPLYIPVVARVDDALAEEVDRRLVVWAAECGFTGKGLDQIAHAGFGRLVMLAHPDCLDPDLLLIAAQLNAVWWAADDYYADDSSLGAAPTELPPRLALVMSAMDPVAPAGEFSEPLAKALRADPIRVGLHAAIEHLGKHGSPVLTQRVCYSTFAMFVSWDAYAAWRYTGNYPAAWEYLAARQHDSFYTSMTLIDAVGGYEVDAPFYYDPRVREAMMRAGTASVLVNDLFSVTKDAADENPVCNMVLQIAADKKCSVEQAVVETVELHNRIVHEFEEGHRALLAVPSPELQRFLIGVRSWMGGSFEWHATNPRYQS, encoded by the coding sequence ATGTCCGCAACGGCCGCCGGCTGCTCGCAGCCGGCGCCGGCGGTCCCGGCCGGGCTTCCGGCCGGGCCGCTGGGCCTCGGCACGTCCGCCGCCCGGATCGCGGCGCAGTTCGCGCCGCCGACCGGGCACGATCCGGCCTACACCCACCGCCAGTGGGGGGACGGCAGCGGGCCCCCGCTCTACATCCCGGTGGTGGCCCGCGTCGACGACGCGCTCGCCGAGGAGGTCGACCGGCGGCTGGTCGTCTGGGCCGCCGAGTGCGGGTTCACCGGCAAGGGGCTGGACCAGATCGCGCACGCCGGGTTCGGCAGACTGGTGATGCTGGCCCACCCCGACTGCCTCGATCCGGACCTGCTGCTGATCGCGGCCCAGCTCAACGCGGTCTGGTGGGCCGCCGACGACTACTACGCCGACGACAGCTCGCTCGGCGCGGCGCCCACCGAACTGCCGCCGCGGCTGGCGCTGGTCATGTCGGCGATGGATCCGGTCGCCCCGGCCGGGGAGTTCTCCGAGCCGCTGGCCAAGGCACTGCGCGCCGACCCGATCCGGGTGGGCCTGCACGCCGCGATCGAGCACCTGGGCAAGCACGGTTCGCCGGTGCTGACGCAGCGGGTGTGCTACTCGACCTTCGCCATGTTCGTCAGCTGGGACGCGTACGCGGCGTGGCGATACACCGGCAACTATCCCGCAGCATGGGAATACCTGGCCGCCCGGCAGCACGACAGCTTCTACACCTCGATGACGCTCATCGACGCTGTCGGCGGCTACGAGGTGGACGCCCCGTTCTACTACGACCCGCGGGTCCGCGAGGCGATGATGCGGGCGGGCACGGCCTCGGTCCTGGTCAACGATCTCTTCTCGGTGACCAAGGACGCGGCCGACGAAAACCCGGTGTGCAACATGGTCCTGCAGATCGCCGCGGACAAGAAGTGCTCGGTCGAGCAGGCGGTGGTGGAGACCGTCGAGCTGCACAACCGGATCGTGCACGAATTCGAGGAAGGGCACCGCGCGTTGCTCGCGGTGCCCTCCCCGGAATTGCAGCGGTTCCTGATCGGCGTCCGGTCCTGGATGGGCGGCAGTTTCGAGTGGCACGCCACCAACCCCCGCTACCAGTCCTGA
- a CDS encoding ArsR/SmtB family transcription factor, whose product MSRPLYQLKAEFFKTLGHPARIRVLELLSEREHAVAEMLPEVGIEPANLSQQLAVLRRAGLVTTRKEGASVIYTLTSPDVAELLAVARRILTEVLSGQMELLDGLRGPAARSS is encoded by the coding sequence GTGAGCAGGCCGCTGTACCAGCTTAAGGCAGAGTTCTTCAAGACCTTGGGCCATCCCGCCCGTATCCGGGTGCTCGAACTGCTGTCCGAGCGGGAACACGCGGTCGCCGAGATGCTCCCGGAGGTCGGCATCGAACCGGCCAACCTGTCCCAGCAGCTGGCTGTGCTGCGCCGCGCCGGGCTGGTCACCACCCGCAAGGAGGGCGCGAGCGTGATCTACACGCTGACCAGCCCCGATGTCGCCGAGCTGCTCGCCGTCGCCCGCCGGATCCTCACCGAGGTGCTGTCCGGCCAGATGGAGCTGCTCGACGGCCTGCGTGGCCCGGCCGCCCGGAGTTCCTGA
- a CDS encoding pyridoxamine 5'-phosphate oxidase family protein has product MYAEEVAGILNRPLSRELLARDLTRLAYTAVDGTPRCVPIAFTWNGSRIVLCTTTNAPKLPALRVNPDVALTIDTEVHPPRILLLRGRAELDEVDGIPGEYLRMNGTYTMTAEQRTAWEAEIRSLYRGMVRIVITPTWAKLIDFETTLPSAIEELDRERAARNA; this is encoded by the coding sequence ATGTACGCCGAAGAGGTCGCCGGGATCCTGAACCGCCCGCTCAGCCGGGAGCTGCTCGCCCGCGACCTGACCCGGCTCGCCTACACCGCCGTGGACGGGACCCCGCGCTGCGTGCCGATCGCGTTCACCTGGAACGGCAGCCGGATCGTCCTGTGCACCACCACCAACGCGCCGAAACTGCCTGCCCTGCGGGTGAATCCGGACGTCGCGCTGACCATCGACACCGAGGTGCACCCGCCGCGGATCCTGCTCCTGCGCGGCCGCGCGGAACTCGACGAGGTCGACGGCATTCCCGGGGAATACCTGCGGATGAACGGCACCTACACGATGACCGCCGAGCAGCGCACCGCCTGGGAGGCCGAGATCCGCTCGCTCTACCGCGGCATGGTCCGCATCGTCATCACGCCGACCTGGGCCAAGCTCATCGACTTCGAAACGACCCTGCCGAGCGCCATCGAGGAACTGGACCGCGAGCGCGCCGCGCGGAATGCGTGA